Proteins encoded within one genomic window of Candidatus Brevundimonas colombiensis:
- a CDS encoding DUF305 domain-containing protein has protein sequence MIRAAVPVALVLMLGACDGGGDPVQQALRDTSAANHAAAAHTTAEAEAASQTADQAYVAKMIAHNEGAVAMARIALRDSRDPAIRRMAQTVIDTRSREIAEMKAWTPATPPTR, from the coding sequence ATGATCCGCGCCGCCGTTCCCGTCGCCCTGGTCCTGATGCTGGGGGCCTGCGACGGCGGCGGCGATCCGGTGCAGCAGGCGCTGCGCGACACCTCCGCCGCCAATCACGCGGCGGCGGCCCACACGACGGCCGAAGCCGAGGCCGCCAGCCAGACGGCCGATCAGGCCTATGTCGCCAAGATGATCGCCCACAACGAGGGCGCCGTCGCCATGGCCCGGATCGCCCTGCGCGACAGCCGCGACCCCGCCATCCGCCGCATGGCCCAGACCGTGATCGACACCCGGTCCCGCGAGATCGCCGAAATGAAAGCCTGGACTCCCGCGACGCCGCCGACGCGCTGA
- a CDS encoding addiction module antitoxin, which produces MSTSMTLNVRVTGPLSEFVAANVGENGAYENVSEYVRDLIRRDRERVEAERFERLKAELTAAFDAPESRYCPLDAEAVFARNARR; this is translated from the coding sequence ATGTCCACTTCCATGACCCTCAATGTCCGCGTCACCGGGCCGTTGAGCGAGTTCGTCGCTGCCAATGTGGGCGAAAACGGCGCCTATGAGAACGTCAGCGAATATGTCCGCGACCTGATCCGGCGCGATCGCGAGCGGGTGGAGGCCGAACGGTTCGAACGGCTGAAGGCGGAGCTGACCGCCGCGTTCGATGCGCCGGAAAGCCGTTATTGTCCGCTCGACGCCGAGGCTGTGTTCGCGCGCAACGCCCGGCGCTAA